Genomic DNA from Lactuca sativa cultivar Salinas chromosome 8, Lsat_Salinas_v11, whole genome shotgun sequence:
tatttttgcttTTTTATTTCGATTTATCGGACGTCTTATACAAAAGCAGTCTATCAACTTATGTTAGAGGTTGCCGACCATCTTACCTCCCTTTACCTTATTTCTATGGAACTAGAGTAATGTTGttgtaaatataaaattaaataaaatatataaaaagccATTCTACATTTATCAATCatcttttatataataaataaaatagacCAACCAAGTAATAAGATTCGGATAGTCTTGAGAATCATAATGATACGAAAGTTGATGCGAATTTGAGTATGTAATATGCACAAGCTTGCGAAATTGCATTAATCATAACCATCTCTTAAACAAATTTCACAACACATGTAAGGAATCCATAAGTGATTTTTTCAAGTTTGCTAACAACTCAGATACACAAATATCTGCAAAACATAATATAACAAACTAAGTATTGAGAAATAAGGCACTACGGAAACGAGTCATTTATCAATATAGAAAATAGTCATTTATCAATATAAAAATGACAATTGTTTTATGGTTGTGGGAACAATTATGGTCTTGAAAATGGGAAAGAATTTGACCCATTTCTTGTTTCTTAATCTAATGGGAAGTATGTTGCATAAAGAAAAATACTTATTCTAATCTAACATGGAAGTATGTTGCAACACTTCCAGAAAAAAATTGCATTAACAGCAAAAACATTGTCATGCAAGAAAATGGTTTTGCACGATTTTGCTTAAGTAAGTTCTCCAACATAATTTTCAAGCATTTTTTCTTGTATTAAATACAAAATAAACAAGTCACATATCATTTACTTTATGGTCTTTTTCTTTAGACTTAATGGTCTTAATGGAATAACTGATATACATGGATGTTTCTTATTGACTTATAACTTGACTTAATATGGACACAAGTCAATACATTTGTTGTTTCCATGAGAGAAGTTTTGAAAGAGACATGTGGGGAGGAAGGGCAAGATTGGGATTTTGGATATTATGTGACAGTGATCAGATGGTATATATGGATAAAAGTGGGCCCACATGAGGTTAGAATTGTGAAGAAGGTGTTTTCTTCTTACATGTAAAAATTATCATGTCATCAAATGGGAAAACCACAACCAAGTGTGGGGCTACACTACAACAAATGTTAAAAGATTTGAAAAAAAGAACCTTATGTGACCATATTGTACAATGCACATACATCAGCATTTAGCACAAGGGGTAAATGTGTCACAAACAGAAATCCCCAAATCAAGTAACTTACATCAATTGATGACATTAAAATTGTTGAATCAATGAAAGGGATCATGCATCAAGTGACTTGAGAGTTTGTCATGTTTTCAAGCATCTGCAAACACCCAAACAAGATATTGTTACATACAACTTCATACTTATCCTAGATAGTATTACTTCGATAGATTGTGGATTCACATTTatcaataataaaaatattctataTTTCTTCATTTATTTCACAACTCCTGTTAATTTGATTTGCATAGGCAATTACTTAGGGACAAGGTCCTCTAGTTGATCACTTTAAAGTCAATGGGTTCATTTAGTTGATCAAATTGGTGGCTAGTTAACCACTATTTATGGCTATATATAGAAGGGAGGTTTAATCCAAACTCACACTAATATGGGGAGTCTAAATTAGAAGAAAAACTGAAAGGATTGATTTAAAGAGATTGTTCTTCATTGCTAGAAGTGCAACAAACCTTTATATTGGGAATATATTGGTCCTCTAATTTTCAGCATTTTGAGGTATGTTCTTGACACTTGGTTTCTAAATTCGTAATTAATCAAGAGGGTAGATTCTTGACATGTTAATCAAGTAATAGTGATAGGTTTAACACTAGCTATAAAACAAGTGTTAATACAGCAGTAGAACCATTCGTCTAACAATTCAATTCAAGTTAGGTTCAAATTCGTATTACATCCACTAAATTTGAGAAAAGAAACAAAAGCAAAACAGATGCAGTTTCAACAGAGAAAACAAAACCCTAACCTCAATCAGCGGTTCACTTCAGCAGGCAATGGGCGATTGAACCCACCACGGCGGTTCATATATTGACGAGGCTGTCTTTTAGTCACCGCTCTGATCCCGCTTATATCATTCCCTTCGACCGGCTTCCCTTTAGTTGAATCAAACCCAACCGGTATgcccatcatcttcatcatctctaTTTCACTGGCATCCATCTCTCCACCACCATCATGTTCAACCATTTCTACATCCTTAGAGTTCTTCTGTTGCTGTTTCTCCTTCACAATCTCATCCACAAACTCCGAAACTACAGCCGCGGTACGCTGGCTATCATCATCTCCGTGCTTGCGACGCTTCCGCTGTTGGTCAGGGGACGGGGTACGGTGGTGGCTTCTCCTGCGGTGCCTGTCGGTGGATCTAGAACGCGACCGGTGGTGGTCCGGGGAGCGAGTCCGAGACCTATCGTGGCGAGAACGAGCTCGTTCTGGTGTGTATGACCGTTTGTTCCTTTCCTTACGCTCACGGTCACGGTCATGGTCTCGCTCTCTATCACGGTCTCGTTCACGATCATGATCGATGTGCCGGTGCCGGAGACGATCACGGTCGTCTCGATCTCGCTTCCGATCCCGGTCTCTATCTCTGTCCCTATCCCTttccctctccctctccctccGATCGCCCATTATTCTGCTGTGCGATGGCAATTGTGCAGATGACGTTGGTATAGAGCGGGTTTAGGGCTCCAACGAAGGGCGATGCAGGCAATTTTAGGGGTTTATCCTTTATCGGAGTATCGGCAGAAAGGTAAAAGTTccacaaaattgcaaaaatgatccTTTGGTTGGAAAATTATGTAAACATCTTGACAACTTTTCGTTAAGAAAAGAGGTTTTGACATTCATTtatcatatttcataatcataaaatTCAGCTatagctagcataaccctaatagacttaaggGGTATTTGTTTTAGCTTTTTGCACCCAAAAGtcc
This window encodes:
- the LOC111909596 gene encoding uncharacterized protein LOC111909596; this encodes MGDRRERERERDRDRDRDRDRKRDRDDRDRLRHRHIDHDRERDRDRERDHDRDRERKERNKRSYTPERARSRHDRSRTRSPDHHRSRSRSTDRHRRRSHHRTPSPDQQRKRRKHGDDDSQRTAAVVSEFVDEIVKEKQQQKNSKDVEMVEHDGGGEMDASEIEMMKMMGIPVGFDSTKGKPVEGNDISGIRAVTKRQPRQYMNRRGGFNRPLPAEVNR